A single window of Phycisphaerae bacterium DNA harbors:
- a CDS encoding acyl-CoA thioesterase, whose product MTSSNPPKPEPAIRVMMMPRDTNAHGTIFGGVILSHLDQAGAIEARKLGCGRVVTVAMDRVEFKQPVFVGDVLSFYTELVSVGRTSIHVRVAVEADRWDSPSQRVPVTSAEIVYVCVDDQRKPQEIKRQP is encoded by the coding sequence ATGACCTCCTCCAACCCCCCCAAACCCGAACCCGCCATCCGCGTCATGATGATGCCCCGCGACACCAACGCCCACGGCACCATCTTCGGCGGCGTCATCCTCTCCCACCTTGACCAGGCCGGCGCCATCGAGGCCCGCAAGCTCGGCTGCGGTCGCGTCGTCACCGTCGCCATGGACCGCGTCGAGTTTAAGCAACCCGTCTTCGTCGGCGACGTCCTCAGCTTTTACACCGAACTCGTCTCTGTCGGACGGACCTCCATCCACGTCCGCGTCGCGGTGGAGGCCGATCGTTGGGATTCCCCGTCCCAGCGCGTGCCGGTCACCTCCGCCGAAATCGTCTATGTCTGCGTGGACGATCAGCGCAAGCCGCAGGAAATCAAACGGCAGCCGTAA
- a CDS encoding SurA N-terminal domain-containing protein, protein MMKWFRAHTKQIMVVVVLLAMFSFVGGSALVTFLQPDPAKAAFGEAFGTEFTQGEIGEAQRDVSAMETVFGFGTPEEYRRQYGTIWQFGRKDLSFIHWYLLAKEAERAGIEVSDQEIDEQFQNFPPDFMEQLRTRFRIIPAELRRALRRQLSIEKNGRRVMSAAVPSEAQIRHYVKETEEKTKVRFVALDAEKFIDEKEPVTAEEVAAQFEKYKDLDPAKSEDGYGYRYPPRVKLQYIVAQIPLIAPGVEISQEAIRSTWKANKAKYKKVIYVDPPTSAPATSAPTTGPTSQPAKPQPVPQTVEKNFSEAQSDVERELRQKAAQQAADQALRKIQTYLQRPWLDEKTDPKTGFKPIPESAKDPAAMKAAYERFSAEFKIPLEYGETPLVTRDELAKMKIISGAILEGAKGAGESLRIEEYAFHVPPLFVPSEASETTPSLQLFQVPDLPLSVSSYQFAGGAFESTIQKFVLFRVVEARESAAPVSLDEVRADVERDVRLMKAFRRAEPIARELFVAGRRLGLEPAFGLFTDLREKYGASVSTPPPFARLTKQTDPRLRDKILSDEPTLDPPSVPGVGVSREFVQACFEMASDDWSPPPIETPKSERMDAATTRPAVLPTPKVRMVGLPAQKKWLVVELIATEPVDEGQYQTKHRQTAYYGLMSERNLVLRNEWYKPEHIEKRCGFKRIAPDGEISPVEGVSRPPPTPYF, encoded by the coding sequence ATGATGAAGTGGTTTCGTGCCCATACCAAGCAGATCATGGTCGTGGTTGTTCTCCTCGCCATGTTTTCGTTTGTCGGCGGTTCGGCGCTGGTGACTTTCCTCCAGCCGGATCCAGCGAAGGCGGCGTTCGGCGAGGCCTTTGGCACGGAATTCACCCAGGGGGAGATCGGCGAGGCCCAACGGGACGTTAGCGCGATGGAGACGGTGTTCGGTTTTGGAACCCCAGAGGAATATCGACGACAGTACGGGACGATATGGCAGTTCGGCCGCAAGGACCTGAGCTTCATCCACTGGTATCTCCTGGCGAAAGAGGCCGAGCGGGCGGGAATTGAGGTTTCGGATCAGGAGATTGACGAGCAGTTTCAGAACTTTCCGCCCGATTTCATGGAGCAGCTTCGAACGCGCTTTCGGATCATCCCGGCCGAGCTTCGCCGCGCGCTTCGGCGGCAGCTTTCCATCGAGAAGAACGGCCGGCGTGTGATGAGCGCGGCCGTACCCTCCGAGGCCCAGATTCGCCACTACGTAAAGGAAACCGAAGAGAAGACCAAGGTGCGGTTCGTTGCGCTGGACGCCGAGAAGTTTATCGATGAGAAGGAGCCCGTAACGGCGGAGGAAGTCGCGGCGCAATTCGAGAAGTACAAGGACCTCGATCCCGCCAAGAGCGAGGACGGGTACGGCTATCGCTACCCTCCGCGCGTCAAGCTGCAGTACATCGTCGCGCAGATCCCGTTGATCGCCCCGGGTGTGGAAATTTCGCAGGAGGCTATTCGCAGCACATGGAAGGCCAACAAGGCCAAGTACAAAAAGGTCATCTACGTCGATCCGCCGACCAGCGCGCCCGCGACCAGCGCTCCGACGACCGGGCCGACGTCCCAACCGGCGAAGCCCCAGCCGGTGCCCCAGACGGTGGAGAAAAACTTTAGCGAGGCGCAGTCGGACGTCGAGCGCGAGCTTCGCCAAAAGGCCGCGCAGCAGGCCGCCGACCAGGCGCTTCGCAAGATTCAGACCTACCTTCAGCGGCCGTGGCTGGATGAAAAGACCGACCCGAAGACGGGTTTCAAGCCAATTCCCGAGTCGGCGAAAGACCCGGCGGCCATGAAGGCGGCCTACGAACGTTTTTCGGCGGAATTCAAGATCCCTTTGGAGTACGGCGAGACGCCCCTGGTGACCAGGGATGAACTGGCCAAGATGAAGATCATCAGTGGCGCCATCCTGGAGGGGGCCAAAGGCGCCGGTGAGAGTCTGCGGATCGAGGAATACGCCTTTCACGTTCCGCCGCTCTTTGTGCCCTCCGAGGCGTCCGAGACCACGCCGAGTCTACAACTGTTCCAGGTTCCGGATCTGCCGCTGTCCGTATCTTCCTATCAATTCGCGGGCGGGGCCTTTGAATCCACGATACAAAAGTTTGTACTCTTTCGGGTCGTGGAGGCGCGCGAGTCCGCCGCGCCGGTCTCGCTGGACGAGGTCCGCGCCGACGTCGAGCGCGATGTGCGGCTGATGAAGGCCTTCCGGCGTGCGGAACCCATAGCGAGGGAGCTGTTTGTCGCCGGCCGCCGGCTGGGACTCGAACCGGCGTTCGGGTTATTTACCGATCTCCGCGAGAAGTACGGCGCCAGCGTCAGTACGCCGCCGCCGTTTGCCCGGTTGACGAAGCAGACCGATCCACGGCTTCGCGACAAGATACTTTCCGACGAGCCGACACTCGACCCGCCGAGTGTGCCGGGTGTGGGCGTGTCCAGGGAATTCGTCCAAGCCTGCTTTGAGATGGCCTCCGACGACTGGAGCCCGCCGCCCATTGAAACGCCCAAATCGGAACGCATGGACGCTGCAACCACCCGACCGGCGGTCTTGCCGACGCCGAAGGTGCGCATGGTGGGACTGCCGGCCCAGAAAAAATGGCTGGTGGTGGAACTGATCGCGACCGAACCGGTGGACGAGGGGCAATATCAGACCAAACACCGGCAGACCGCATATTACGGCCTGATGAGCGAGCGGAATCTGGTGCTGCGCAACGAGTGGTACAAGCCGGAGCATATCGAGAAGCGGTGCGGCTTTAAGCGGATTGCCCCCGACGGAGAGATTTCACCGGTCGAAGGCGTATCGCGCCCGCCGCCGACCCCGTACTTCTGA